In Lewinellaceae bacterium, a single window of DNA contains:
- a CDS encoding GH32 C-terminal domain-containing protein, producing MLKIFTLTTLLCLSIALAGQTPIFHLNFDEEAGEATTEQVSSSVLPIRNAFNRPERIPANFGNALRLDGYSTYIADLNYFIQNYTDKLTIETWYATEAFTKEPAAIIQSQSNSGGFKLQTNSFGNVIFSFFFNGQERSLKPNKRLTAYQWHHIVATVDAAAGKANIYVDGENWLSNNFAQNSSLNTTQSTLWVGKSSLNQVFAGFSLNTLNGAIDDLKVYNDAFTEEQVLAHYQLATISEADLFIDPNIRHANDYLRPQYHPMPNTSWTNEPYGLTYYKGKYHLFFQKNPNGPYLYFMHWGHLSSPDLVSWTEEPIPLAPSFGFDDFGVWSGTTAFDNNGDPVIFYTGVDGQKAGIGSAYPLDDGLIEWQENNANPLIPNPPPNFFSLDFRDPYVFEKDGLYYMIVGSGLSNNGGGILFTYTSTDLVSWTLVTPLFQSSDYADHGTFWEMPAMIPFNDTEYALLVTPQFPGAPADVIYWTGTFDGTAFTPYDSEPKRLEHISKNLLAPAFGRDEEDRWTYIGIIPDDRDAALQIAAGWRHTFSIPRLARLLDDGTTLSAIPHPNLCRLRIDSTAVRNRTIMANVNNNLPEFRGTQCELAFSLNFSSAEVINLQVYKHPNSSEKTSVILDRGNNRIGLDRTQSSPYATVEDLRYQDYTFNPAGDVEIRIFLDHSTLEVFVDNLVVFSSRVYPSEASDLIDIRVEGGEALLEAFNSYPLDSKENTFSAISCPPADLPNSLYTSAIELPEQQQIRVFPNPTTGFLYLESEVANKIKVFDIQGRLLAFYSESTGEIDLHNFKAGIYILQLENKYGIFTFKIIKE from the coding sequence ATGCTCAAAATTTTCACTCTAACCACTCTACTCTGCCTTTCGATCGCCCTGGCCGGGCAAACCCCCATTTTTCACCTCAACTTTGACGAAGAAGCTGGCGAGGCGACTACAGAACAAGTTTCCAGTTCCGTGCTTCCAATACGGAATGCCTTCAACCGGCCAGAGCGAATTCCTGCTAATTTTGGCAATGCGCTGCGCCTGGACGGCTATTCGACCTATATTGCCGACTTAAATTATTTTATCCAGAATTACACCGACAAACTGACCATCGAGACCTGGTATGCTACCGAGGCTTTCACCAAAGAACCAGCTGCCATTATACAAAGCCAATCCAATTCAGGAGGCTTTAAATTGCAAACCAACTCCTTCGGCAATGTCATCTTCTCCTTTTTCTTCAATGGGCAGGAAAGATCCCTTAAACCCAACAAAAGGCTGACGGCATATCAATGGCACCACATCGTGGCCACGGTCGATGCGGCAGCCGGAAAGGCCAACATTTATGTGGACGGGGAAAACTGGTTGAGTAATAACTTTGCCCAAAATTCCAGCCTCAACACCACCCAAAGCACGTTGTGGGTCGGCAAAAGTTCGCTCAATCAGGTCTTTGCCGGATTTTCGCTGAACACCCTGAATGGCGCTATTGACGATTTAAAAGTCTATAACGATGCCTTTACAGAAGAACAGGTCCTTGCGCATTACCAATTGGCAACGATCAGTGAGGCAGATTTATTCATCGATCCAAATATTCGGCACGCAAACGACTATCTCCGGCCTCAGTATCATCCTATGCCGAATACCTCCTGGACCAATGAGCCTTATGGCCTGACCTATTACAAGGGAAAGTATCATTTGTTTTTCCAAAAAAATCCCAACGGGCCTTATCTTTATTTCATGCATTGGGGGCATTTATCGAGCCCGGATTTAGTCAGCTGGACAGAGGAACCCATTCCTTTGGCGCCTTCTTTCGGTTTTGACGACTTCGGTGTTTGGTCGGGAACGACTGCGTTTGACAATAATGGAGATCCCGTCATTTTCTACACCGGTGTCGATGGCCAAAAAGCGGGAATTGGCAGCGCTTACCCGCTCGACGACGGCCTGATAGAATGGCAGGAAAACAATGCCAATCCGCTTATACCTAATCCTCCTCCCAATTTTTTTAGCCTGGATTTCAGGGACCCTTACGTCTTTGAGAAAGATGGCCTTTACTACATGATCGTCGGATCGGGTTTATCAAATAATGGCGGCGGCATCTTATTTACCTATACTTCCACCGACCTTGTATCGTGGACGCTGGTTACGCCCCTGTTTCAAAGCAGCGATTATGCCGACCACGGCACCTTTTGGGAAATGCCCGCCATGATTCCTTTTAATGACACGGAGTATGCCCTGCTGGTAACGCCACAATTTCCCGGCGCACCTGCCGATGTCATATACTGGACAGGAACCTTTGACGGAACCGCCTTCACCCCTTATGATAGCGAGCCTAAAAGACTGGAGCATATTTCCAAAAACTTATTGGCGCCAGCTTTTGGCCGCGATGAAGAGGACAGATGGACGTACATCGGCATCATACCCGATGACCGCGACGCCGCCCTCCAGATAGCGGCAGGATGGCGCCACACCTTTAGTATTCCTCGTTTGGCCCGGTTGCTGGATGATGGGACAACCCTATCTGCCATTCCACATCCCAATTTGTGCCGCTTGCGGATAGATTCTACTGCTGTAAGGAATAGAACCATAATGGCAAATGTCAACAATAATTTGCCGGAATTTAGGGGCACGCAGTGCGAGCTGGCATTTTCCCTAAACTTTTCAAGCGCTGAGGTGATCAATCTGCAAGTTTACAAGCATCCGAATAGTTCGGAAAAGACCAGCGTGATCCTTGACAGAGGAAACAATCGGATTGGATTGGATCGCACCCAGTCTTCTCCTTATGCTACGGTGGAAGATTTAAGATACCAGGACTATACCTTTAATCCGGCTGGGGATGTCGAAATCAGGATATTTTTGGACCACTCTACGCTTGAAGTATTTGTAGATAATCTCGTCGTATTCTCTTCCAGAGTATATCCCTCTGAGGCAAGCGATTTAATTGATATAAGAGTTGAAGGCGGAGAAGCCCTGCTCGAGGCGTTTAATAGCTATCCATTAGATAGCAAGGAAAATACATTTAGCGCTATTTCCTGCCCTCCAGCTGATCTTCCAAACAGTTTGTACACCAGCGCCATTGAATTGCCCGAACAACAACAAATAAGGGTTTTCCCAAATCCAACAACCGGCTTTCTGTATCTTGAATCAGAGGTAGCCAACAAAATTAAGGTTTTTGATATCCAGGGACGCCTTCTCGCTTTTTATTCAGAGTCCACTGGAGAAATTGACCTTCATAACTTCAAAGCCGGGATATACATTCTTCAATTGGAAAACAAGTATGGAATCTTTACTTTTAAAATAATTAAGGAATGA
- a CDS encoding glycoside hydrolase family 32 protein has protein sequence MKNLIFGVLFFLPFLPGCQEKLEKENIGAAMKDSYYTEPHRPQFHFTPEKMWMNDPNGMVCYEGEYHLFYQHYPDSTVWGPMHWGHAVSRDLIHWEHLPIALYPDSLGMIFSGSAVVDWNNTSGLGENGKPPLVAIFTHHQPDLEQAGRQDFQYQSIAYSNDRGRTWTKYAGNPVIPNTEKIRDFRDPKVIWHEGSQQWIMVLAAQNHVKLWASPDLKKWSHLSDFGREWGSHGGVWECPDLFPMQVGNSGETKWAMLLSINPGGPNGGSATQYFVGDFDGKNFTLDPTFAPSVNGEKAVWLDYGRDNYAGVTWSDVPEEDGRRLFMGWMSNWDYANVVPTKAWRSAMTLPRTLVLNKTGEGYRIFSQPVRELQALRSASYEIGSAEIAGVLDLDQQLGSSAGQLELALEFEWIDGASPDFGVELSNEKGGVYCIGYQAAGGQFYSDRTRAGDNSFSEKFATAVHTAPRLSTGKVIRFHLFFDAASAELFADGGATVLTDIIFPGENFNQVKIYSNNGKVKLLKGEGYVLKSIWR, from the coding sequence ATGAAAAACCTGATATTCGGTGTTTTATTTTTCCTGCCATTTTTGCCAGGCTGCCAGGAAAAGCTTGAAAAAGAAAACATTGGCGCTGCTATGAAGGACAGTTATTACACCGAACCGCACCGCCCCCAATTCCACTTCACTCCGGAGAAAATGTGGATGAACGACCCCAACGGCATGGTCTGTTACGAGGGCGAATACCACCTCTTTTATCAGCACTACCCCGACAGCACTGTCTGGGGGCCCATGCACTGGGGGCATGCCGTGAGCCGGGACCTGATACATTGGGAGCACCTGCCGATCGCCCTCTATCCCGACTCCCTGGGCATGATCTTTTCCGGCAGCGCCGTGGTAGACTGGAACAATACCAGCGGGCTGGGAGAGAACGGTAAACCGCCGCTGGTCGCCATTTTCACCCATCACCAACCGGATTTGGAGCAGGCCGGCCGCCAGGATTTTCAATACCAAAGCATTGCCTACAGCAACGACCGGGGCCGCACCTGGACGAAGTACGCCGGCAACCCCGTCATCCCCAACACCGAAAAAATCCGGGATTTCCGGGATCCCAAAGTCATCTGGCATGAAGGCTCCCAACAGTGGATCATGGTACTCGCCGCTCAGAACCACGTGAAGCTGTGGGCTTCGCCCGACCTGAAGAAGTGGTCGCACCTCAGCGATTTTGGCCGGGAGTGGGGTTCCCACGGCGGCGTCTGGGAATGCCCCGACCTGTTCCCGATGCAGGTGGGCAACAGCGGGGAAACGAAATGGGCCATGTTGCTGAGCATCAACCCGGGCGGCCCCAACGGCGGCTCTGCCACTCAGTACTTCGTCGGGGATTTCGACGGGAAAAATTTCACTTTAGACCCCACTTTTGCACCTTCGGTAAATGGAGAAAAGGCAGTTTGGCTTGATTATGGGCGCGACAATTACGCCGGGGTCACCTGGTCTGATGTCCCAGAAGAAGACGGCCGGCGCCTCTTTATGGGCTGGATGTCGAACTGGGATTATGCGAATGTCGTCCCGACGAAAGCCTGGCGCAGCGCCATGACCCTGCCGAGGACTTTGGTTTTGAACAAAACAGGCGAAGGCTACCGCATTTTCTCCCAGCCTGTCCGGGAATTGCAGGCGCTTCGTTCCGCATCCTACGAAATAGGAAGTGCTGAGATAGCAGGTGTTCTGGACTTAGATCAGCAGCTTGGTTCTTCTGCCGGGCAACTGGAATTGGCGCTGGAATTCGAATGGATCGATGGCGCCTCCCCTGATTTCGGCGTTGAACTGTCCAATGAAAAAGGCGGGGTGTACTGCATTGGGTACCAGGCTGCCGGGGGCCAGTTTTACAGCGACCGGACCCGGGCCGGCGATAATTCTTTTTCTGAAAAATTCGCCACTGCCGTTCATACCGCTCCCCGCCTTTCCACCGGCAAGGTTATCCGGTTTCACCTGTTCTTCGATGCAGCCTCTGCAGAATTGTTCGCCGACGGTGGCGCTACGGTGCTGACGGACATAATTTTCCCAGGTGAAAATTTTAATCAGGTGAAAATCTATTCCAATAACGGCAAGGTGAAATTATTAAAAGGAGAAGGCTATGTGTTGAAAAGTATTTGGCGATAA
- a CDS encoding sugar porter family MFS transporter: MNHRKILFWSITVALAGFLFGFDTVVISGADLSLQALWQKGEFFHGFVVMASALWGTVIGAIFGGIPTDRLGRKKTLFWIGIFYFVSAVGSALANDPFVFAFFRFLGGLGVGASTVAAPAYVSEIAPAKDRGKLVALYQFNIVFGILIAFVSNYLLSDIGENAWRWMIGVEALPAFIYTLMVLTVPKSPRWLLVKKGDREGAAKTLRLIDPDMDTDATIEALMADHELSDTGETIFAPKYRFPLMLAFLIAFFNQFSGINAFLYYAPRIFEIAGLEKSSALLSSVGIGITNLVFTLVGLSMIDRFGRRQLMYIGSVGYIVSLSLVALTFLMGIKGMAVPIFLFLFIASHAIGQGTVIWVFISEIFPNHLRANGQAFGSSVHWILAAAIPSLVPVLFTRIGAAPVFAFFAFMMVLQLIFVWRMMPETKGVPLEELEKQLAIAGAR; encoded by the coding sequence ATGAACCACCGCAAGATCTTATTCTGGTCAATAACCGTTGCGTTAGCCGGTTTTCTGTTCGGCTTCGATACGGTAGTCATCTCCGGGGCTGACCTGTCGCTGCAAGCACTATGGCAAAAGGGAGAATTTTTTCACGGATTTGTGGTCATGGCCTCCGCCCTCTGGGGCACAGTGATCGGCGCCATTTTCGGTGGCATTCCCACCGACCGGCTGGGGCGAAAAAAGACCCTTTTCTGGATCGGCATATTTTATTTTGTTTCCGCGGTTGGTTCTGCGCTCGCCAACGATCCTTTTGTATTTGCCTTTTTCCGGTTCCTGGGCGGGTTGGGAGTCGGCGCTTCTACGGTGGCCGCTCCCGCTTATGTTTCCGAAATTGCGCCGGCTAAAGACCGGGGCAAGCTCGTAGCGCTGTACCAGTTCAACATCGTTTTCGGGATACTCATCGCTTTCGTGTCCAACTACCTGCTGAGCGATATCGGCGAAAATGCCTGGCGCTGGATGATCGGCGTGGAGGCCCTCCCGGCATTCATCTATACCCTGATGGTTTTGACGGTGCCCAAAAGCCCGAGGTGGTTGCTCGTCAAAAAGGGCGACCGGGAGGGAGCCGCCAAAACGCTGCGCCTGATCGACCCTGATATGGATACCGACGCGACGATAGAGGCCCTCATGGCCGACCACGAATTGTCTGATACCGGAGAGACGATCTTCGCCCCCAAATACCGCTTCCCCCTGATGCTGGCCTTCCTGATCGCCTTTTTCAACCAGTTCTCGGGCATCAACGCCTTTCTTTACTACGCCCCCCGCATCTTCGAAATCGCTGGCCTGGAAAAGAGTTCGGCTTTATTGAGCAGCGTGGGCATCGGCATTACCAACCTCGTTTTCACCCTGGTGGGCCTGTCTATGATCGACCGTTTTGGCCGGCGGCAACTCATGTACATTGGTTCGGTAGGATACATCGTGTCGCTTTCGCTGGTGGCCCTAACCTTTTTAATGGGCATCAAAGGCATGGCCGTGCCCATTTTCCTGTTTCTTTTTATTGCTTCCCATGCGATCGGGCAGGGCACGGTCATCTGGGTGTTCATTTCAGAAATATTCCCCAACCACCTGCGGGCCAACGGGCAGGCATTCGGCAGTTCCGTGCACTGGATACTGGCAGCCGCCATACCATCCCTGGTGCCCGTGCTCTTTACCCGTATCGGCGCGGCGCCGGTCTTTGCCTTTTTCGCCTTTATGATGGTGTTGCAATTGATCTTCGTGTGGCGGATGATGCCGGAAACCAAAGGAGTGCCGCTGGAGGAGTTGGAGAAACAATTGGCAATAGCGGGGGCGAGATAG
- a CDS encoding carbohydrate kinase: protein MPKPTIICFGEVLWDVLPTGRIAGGAPMNVAYHINQLGMQSKIISSIGDDDLGKELIRFLESKGVSTDLIQTDNTFPTGIVNVMLDSGGYPSYEIVSPVAWDYIRPDDKVKDLVNGSDALVFGSLACRTERNKRTLFEYLDVAPVRVLDVNLRAPFYSQPLIEALLAKADIVKMNDEELALIAGWQNAGSDEKEQLEVIKNKFGIDVLILTKGKDGAACLDESGFHEQPAFPVKVKDTIGSGDSFFAAFLSKYLRGENIRECLAFAGAVGALVATKAGGTPEIGLQEIQAILNSPSAPNEFG, encoded by the coding sequence ATGCCGAAACCTACCATTATATGCTTCGGAGAAGTCCTCTGGGATGTGCTGCCCACCGGGCGGATCGCCGGCGGGGCCCCCATGAATGTAGCCTATCACATCAACCAGTTGGGGATGCAATCGAAAATCATCAGCAGCATAGGGGATGACGACCTGGGCAAGGAACTCATCCGGTTTTTGGAAAGCAAGGGCGTATCCACAGACCTGATCCAAACCGACAACACTTTCCCGACCGGTATCGTAAACGTGATGCTGGACAGCGGTGGCTACCCTTCTTATGAAATCGTCAGCCCCGTTGCCTGGGATTATATACGCCCGGATGATAAGGTGAAAGATCTGGTCAATGGTTCCGACGCCCTGGTTTTTGGGAGCCTCGCCTGCCGGACAGAACGGAACAAAAGAACGCTGTTCGAATACCTGGATGTGGCGCCGGTTCGGGTTCTCGACGTCAACCTGCGGGCGCCCTTCTACTCCCAGCCCCTGATCGAGGCGCTGCTGGCTAAGGCGGATATTGTAAAAATGAATGACGAAGAACTCGCCCTCATTGCCGGATGGCAAAATGCCGGCAGCGATGAAAAGGAGCAATTGGAAGTCATCAAAAACAAATTCGGGATCGACGTGCTCATCCTGACCAAAGGCAAGGACGGCGCCGCCTGCCTGGATGAATCCGGCTTTCATGAACAGCCGGCCTTCCCGGTAAAAGTGAAAGACACCATCGGCAGCGGGGATTCTTTTTTTGCGGCATTCCTGAGTAAGTACCTGAGGGGAGAAAACATCCGGGAATGCCTGGCTTTTGCCGGGGCGGTAGGAGCGCTGGTGGCGACAAAAGCCGGCGGTACGCCCGAGATCGGCCTACAGGAAATTCAGGCAATCCTGAATTCGCCTTCGGCCCCGAATGAATTCGGGTAA
- a CDS encoding TonB-dependent receptor, which yields MKHKNAPNWLCFFFIACSCSFAFGQAATDMDTILVKTTRIPLTLAETGRNISIIDGPSLQKMAFTSLDELLQYLPGIEVQSRNAFGAQGDISMRGATFSQVMVLVDGMKLNDPLTAHFNSYIPVTPAEIERIEVLRGAASAMYGADAVGGVINIITKGFGDKREEENEVSGQVNYGEHRLVNAQQGFSVRKNRFYAGGGFSMNQSDGEFIAEQVLDNTTLEGYNNFFNLKTFGLSMGYRINDTWRIHARTAYDDRDFSARYFYTTSPLDKSVETARNWWNQLLVSRTGANHSTDFRLAYRNGADRFVFSPDFPSTNLHTTQFWNFNANRLQIINEGLSLKFGGQLDRRSIESTDRGNHEDLHYGAYAMGVLRPGKRFNLTGSLRLDYDENYGLEFTPQLNVSYVLSNLTLRASAGRSIRAADYTERYVSYNLENLTPGRNLGNPELEAERAWSEEVGLDCRLTKTWQLKATAFLRQSSNLIDYVPTNESDIANNQNLQPGAEYFYATNIADVQTRGLEVESWVSTSLGQRARLQWSVGYTYLNTTNEEGVVSVYISSHARHLLSTNLILETGNLELALNGLYKERPARQAAAINARLTPGYQLWNLRLGYNLTPQFGLNLQAHNLFGEQYQDILGAQMPGRWLMGGLRFRL from the coding sequence ATGAAACATAAGAACGCTCCCAACTGGCTATGTTTTTTCTTCATCGCCTGCTCCTGCTCATTCGCCTTTGGGCAGGCAGCAACAGACATGGACACCATTCTCGTCAAAACCACGAGAATACCCCTCACTTTGGCGGAAACGGGCAGGAACATCTCCATCATCGATGGCCCCAGCCTCCAAAAAATGGCCTTCACTTCCCTGGACGAACTGCTGCAATACCTACCCGGCATTGAAGTGCAATCGCGCAATGCTTTCGGCGCGCAGGGAGACATCAGCATGCGCGGAGCCACCTTCTCGCAGGTGATGGTCCTGGTGGACGGCATGAAGCTAAACGACCCGCTCACGGCTCACTTCAACAGTTACATTCCCGTCACGCCGGCTGAAATAGAACGGATTGAGGTATTGCGGGGGGCTGCCTCCGCTATGTACGGCGCCGATGCGGTGGGAGGCGTCATCAACATCATCACCAAAGGTTTCGGCGATAAGCGGGAGGAAGAAAATGAAGTCAGCGGGCAGGTGAACTACGGGGAACACCGCCTGGTGAATGCCCAGCAGGGTTTTTCTGTAAGGAAAAACAGATTCTATGCCGGCGGCGGCTTCAGCATGAACCAGTCCGATGGCGAATTCATCGCCGAGCAAGTGCTGGACAACACCACGCTGGAAGGCTACAACAATTTCTTCAACCTGAAGACCTTTGGCTTGTCTATGGGCTACCGCATCAATGACACCTGGCGCATCCATGCCCGCACTGCTTACGACGACCGCGACTTCAGCGCCCGCTATTTCTACACCACCAGCCCCCTGGACAAATCGGTGGAAACGGCCCGCAACTGGTGGAACCAGCTACTGGTATCCAGGACGGGGGCCAACCACAGCACCGACTTCCGGCTGGCTTACCGCAATGGCGCCGACCGCTTCGTCTTCAGCCCCGATTTCCCATCTACCAACCTGCACACCACCCAGTTCTGGAACTTCAATGCCAACCGCCTTCAGATCATCAACGAGGGCTTGTCCCTGAAGTTCGGAGGCCAGTTGGACCGCCGTTCGATCGAAAGCACGGACCGGGGCAACCACGAAGACCTGCACTACGGCGCTTATGCCATGGGCGTGCTCCGTCCCGGCAAACGCTTCAACCTGACCGGCAGCCTGCGGCTGGATTACGACGAGAATTACGGTTTGGAATTCACCCCCCAACTCAACGTCTCTTATGTGCTTTCCAACCTCACCCTGCGCGCTTCCGCCGGCCGGAGTATCCGGGCGGCCGACTACACAGAGCGCTACGTTTCCTACAACCTGGAAAACCTGACGCCCGGCAGAAACCTGGGCAACCCCGAACTGGAAGCCGAACGCGCCTGGTCGGAAGAGGTTGGCCTGGATTGCCGCCTGACGAAGACATGGCAACTGAAAGCCACCGCCTTTTTGCGCCAATCTTCCAACCTGATCGATTACGTGCCCACCAACGAATCGGACATTGCCAACAATCAGAACTTACAGCCAGGAGCCGAGTACTTCTACGCCACCAACATCGCCGATGTGCAAACCCGGGGCCTGGAAGTGGAATCCTGGGTAAGCACTTCGCTGGGCCAACGCGCCCGCCTGCAGTGGTCGGTGGGATACACCTACCTGAACACCACCAATGAAGAAGGCGTGGTATCCGTCTACATCTCCAGCCACGCCCGGCACCTGCTGTCCACCAACCTCATCCTGGAAACCGGCAATCTGGAGCTGGCCCTGAATGGCCTGTACAAAGAACGGCCGGCACGGCAGGCTGCGGCCATCAACGCCCGCCTGACCCCTGGCTATCAGCTGTGGAACCTCCGGCTCGGTTACAACCTGACGCCGCAGTTCGGCCTCAACCTGCAGGCGCACAACCTGTTCGGCGAGCAGTATCAGGATATTTTGGGGGCTCAGATGCCAGGAAGGTGGCTGATGGGAGGATTGCGGTTTAGGTTGTAG
- a CDS encoding DEAD/DEAH box helicase: protein MGFETATPVQELAIPPIMEERDVLACAQTGTGKTAAFLLPILNRLTRDPNEKGVDTIIIEPTRELAMQVDQQLEALSYFTPVSSIAIYGGRDGQAMEQEKRALKRGAAIIVCTPGRFSAHLDFGYAKLDTVRHLILDEADRMLDMGFAPAIMDIVNRLPRERQTLLFSATMPAQIRKFAKELLREPVEINIAISKPAENILQLAYEVENFGKIALTERILETNKRLERVLIFAGTKKNVKELSASLNKRGMDVGAIHSDLTQDERVAQLHAFKSGATPIIVATDVLSRGIDIKGIDAVINFDVPGDAEDYVHRIGRTGRADAAGMAFTFISRKDRGRFKRIEELIERKVQRLPLPPDLANVEYSTSGGGRGGRGGSGGGGGRGRGGSGGGKGRGRGGSRDNRGGNKGGKRGGSRGPRKG, encoded by the coding sequence ATGGGTTTTGAAACCGCTACGCCTGTGCAAGAACTTGCCATTCCCCCGATTATGGAAGAGCGCGACGTGCTGGCTTGCGCCCAAACCGGCACCGGCAAAACAGCGGCCTTCCTCCTGCCTATTCTGAACAGGCTGACCAGAGACCCCAACGAGAAGGGCGTCGATACCATCATCATCGAACCGACCCGGGAATTGGCCATGCAGGTCGACCAGCAACTGGAAGCGCTTTCCTATTTCACGCCGGTGAGTTCTATCGCCATCTACGGCGGCCGCGACGGCCAGGCGATGGAGCAGGAAAAGCGAGCTCTCAAACGCGGCGCTGCCATCATCGTATGCACCCCGGGGCGCTTCAGCGCCCACCTCGACTTCGGCTACGCCAAGCTGGACACGGTGCGCCACCTCATCCTCGACGAGGCCGACCGCATGCTGGACATGGGCTTCGCCCCCGCCATCATGGATATTGTCAATCGGCTGCCCAGAGAACGGCAGACGCTGCTCTTCTCGGCTACCATGCCGGCACAAATCCGGAAGTTTGCCAAGGAACTGCTGCGCGAACCAGTGGAGATCAATATCGCCATTTCGAAGCCGGCGGAGAACATCCTGCAACTGGCCTACGAAGTGGAAAATTTTGGCAAGATCGCGCTGACGGAAAGAATCCTGGAAACCAACAAACGCCTGGAGCGCGTCCTGATCTTTGCCGGCACCAAGAAGAACGTCAAGGAGTTGTCCGCCAGCCTCAACAAGCGGGGCATGGACGTAGGCGCCATTCATTCCGACCTCACCCAGGATGAGCGGGTAGCCCAGCTGCATGCTTTCAAAAGCGGCGCCACGCCCATCATCGTAGCTACCGACGTCCTTTCCCGGGGCATCGACATCAAAGGCATCGACGCGGTCATCAATTTTGACGTGCCCGGCGATGCGGAAGATTATGTGCACCGCATCGGGCGCACCGGCCGGGCCGATGCAGCAGGCATGGCCTTCACCTTCATCAGCCGGAAAGACCGCGGCCGCTTCAAGCGCATCGAAGAACTGATCGAACGAAAAGTGCAACGCCTTCCCTTGCCTCCCGACCTGGCCAATGTCGAATACTCAACTTCCGGTGGCGGAAGGGGTGGGCGCGGCGGCAGTGGCGGCGGCGGCGGACGTGGACGCGGCGGCAGCGGCGGAGGAAAAGGCAGAGGCCGGGGCGGCAGCCGCGATAACCGGGGTGGAAATAAAGGAGGGAAAAGAGGAGGCAGCCGCGGGCCGCGGAAAGGATAA
- a CDS encoding NAD(P)-binding domain-containing protein: MMSKKIGILGSGSVAQALGKGFIRHGYEVKLGTRDASKLAGWQAEAGEKATVGSVAEAAEFGDAVVLAVKGTAAEKVLEQAGAASLDGKTIMDATNPIAEAPPANGVLQFFTSLDDSLMERLQKAYPGAHFVKVFNSVGNHLMINPDFGGVRPSMFICGNEASAKQEVSGILDRFGWEVEDMGAVEAARAIEPLCMLWCIPGFLNNQWAHAFKLLKP; this comes from the coding sequence ATCATGAGCAAAAAAATTGGAATACTCGGATCGGGCTCGGTCGCCCAAGCACTGGGAAAAGGATTCATCCGGCACGGCTATGAAGTAAAGCTGGGCACGCGCGACGCTTCCAAGCTGGCAGGCTGGCAGGCGGAGGCGGGCGAAAAAGCCACGGTGGGCTCCGTTGCCGAGGCTGCCGAATTTGGGGATGCCGTGGTGCTGGCCGTCAAAGGCACCGCAGCAGAGAAAGTGCTGGAGCAGGCCGGCGCCGCCAGCCTGGACGGCAAAACCATCATGGACGCCACCAACCCAATTGCCGAAGCGCCGCCGGCCAATGGCGTCCTGCAGTTTTTCACCAGCCTCGATGACTCGCTGATGGAGCGCCTGCAAAAGGCGTATCCCGGCGCCCACTTTGTCAAGGTGTTCAACAGCGTGGGCAACCACCTGATGATCAACCCCGATTTTGGCGGCGTCCGGCCTTCCATGTTCATCTGCGGCAATGAGGCAAGCGCCAAGCAGGAGGTATCGGGCATCCTCGATCGATTCGGCTGGGAGGTGGAAGATATGGGCGCAGTGGAAGCCGCCCGCGCTATTGAACCCCTGTGTATGCTGTGGTGCATCCCCGGATTCCTCAATAACCAATGGGCCCATGCCTTTAAATTGCTGAAACCCTGA